A segment of the Daphnia pulex isolate KAP4 chromosome 10, ASM2113471v1 genome:
AAGGTTTTGTCACAGTAATGGCATGGGAACGGGCGAACATCCGAATGAATGCTGCGATGATGCATGTCTAGTGTAACTTTTTTCTGGAATTCTTTTCCACACAAGTCGCAGGAAAACTGCTTACCTTccctgtaaaaataagaaaatataattcatTTCCAATTATGTGAATGCACACTGCATAACATAGACTGTCAATTAAATTACATGTGGACTTGCTGATGAGAGTGTAAGGCCGTCTTGTAGACGAACATGCTAGGGCAATGTTCGCAACGATAAAGGGCATCAGCATGTTGATCCCGAGTATGCTCCCGCAGTAGTTTGTATGAGCCTAACGTCTCTGAACAGTGTCGACAAGGCAATTTTGGCGCTTCGCCCTTGTGTGCAGCCTAAAGACATGTACATGTCATAATATGAAccatttatatttaaaaaatgtaattacctTATGTACAAGGAAGGCATATTCTCTGTGGAAAGTAGTGTCGCAAACATCACATTTGAGTAGCTGAGTTTCAGGATCAACAAAACTTTCCGCTGTTTCTAATATCCTACTCTTCTTTCGGTGAGTCCGTACATGTACAACGTAATTTGTACGAGCAGAAAATCGTTTGTGACACGTCTAAATAACGGTAAtcagaaagataaaaattaataaaatagagAAACCCACGAACGTGAATGCAAACAAATGtattatttgataatttaccTCGCATTCATACGGTTTTTCCCCAGTATGTGTACGCTTGTGCTTAAGAAGGACATTAGGTAGGCGAAAAGATTTGTCACAGAATGGACAGCTGTAAGGCTTCAACCCGTTATCTgcaaatttaatttagttagcgatatttcattcatttagGCAACAAATTCGATATGCATTTTGGCTTACGAAATGTGAGGTGTCGTTTTAGGTATTCAGGTTTCTTAAATACTTTTCCGCATTCAGGGCAAATGTGAAGTTTCACTTGTGATTCATCAGGATGCATGTTCTTCAAGTGATTCTAATCTCAAGGGTGGCACATTAACACATTTGCAGATTGGTCTAATGCATTTAATTTTACACTTACTCTTAAACGTTCTGGAAGTGAAAACGTTTGTCCACATTGATCACACAGATAAGGCCGCTCAGTGGTATGAATTTTTACATGTGTCGACATATAATCACGAAAGACTATTTTGCCGCAAGTCAAACAAGGAATTCGTGATGCtaaagagaaattgaaatattatCTTAAATAATGCAATAACATAAACACAACCATACCTATTTGACCAGAAGAATCAGAATTAACGCTGTCGGAACCAAGAAAATGCTTCGCGTAACTCTTATGTCGTTGAACTTCGTTTGATAAATCCAGCATTAAAGTATTCAATTCCTGATTACTCGTCTTTTCGTTCTTCAGGAACTTTAAGGCTAATGCAAGGTCCTGTAGGTCATCCTTAGTGTCCACTTCAGCAGCCTGGTTGTCTGAACGATTTGATGCATTTTCACCACCCGTATTACAATCTATCGTTTCGTTGCTCTTTTCGCCGTCGACATTGCTATTTCCTGCGCTCTCATCCGAGGGTGACGTAACTGAATTTGTGGAACCGCCATCTGCTAACACTTGGGCAACCGatcctgttttcttttcggaTGTCGTCTTGGACGTCACTACTCTTTCATGCAGCTTGTTCTTGGATTTATTGATGTAAGTCGCTAGAAAGACGTATCCGCTTGATGGAATGGAAGCAGCCGCTGAGAGAGATTTAGTTCggatcttatttttatttcgaacaGGAATCTTAGGTGCTTTCCCTACAGGGTTGGAATTGGTGCCAGCGGCAGAGAGATTTTCTGAAGTGTCCACTAAGGGAATCTTCTCTTCacctgaattcaatttttgcttAGCTCTAGTTACTATGCACTCCTTAGGTTGTTGTCTTTGTAGTTGATTATCAGGTCCTGCAAGTTGGTAATTGTCAATATTGCTGTCGTTAGACACAATTGttgggtttttcttgttaggagtttttttgttgataGACTTGATAGAGTTATATCCAGAGTTCTCAGGTACAATTTGACTTTTCGTAACATTTTGGGAATTGCTGTTGCTTTTTTCAGTAGATGTAACTGGAATAACTTCAGGGTTACAAATATCCCACTCTGCAATAAGTGAACACAGGTCCTTTGTGAAACAGTCAACAAACACCTCTCCAGAGTAAACATACTGTAGCAGGAGCTTCAAAGTAGTAAAATCATAGTCTGGAACTATAATGTCGACATCTTCATCAGTGTCAGTAAGCATCATAGCAAACTTCTTGCTGGCAGCAGCAAGAATAAACTTGTTagctgaaagaaattttgattctcCATTAGGTTGTTTACAATCCTTGGCAATGAGCCTCACATTGGAATAACATTCTTTTTGCCAACTATCTGAGATGCTCTGTGCCACACATTTAGCATGGCCATTACCATGCACTTTAACAAAGCtattcactttcttcttcattttctcaaCAACACTTACATACAAATAGATTTTTCATCACGGAGAAACAGTCCAGTGCataaactttcaattttttataataCCACACAGACCAAGGCAAATAAGTAAACTGTAGCAgactacaataaaaaaactaactgCGTTGCCGTCTTACTGGCGCGCTTTTTGAACGTAGGTTTTGAGAGGACAGATTAACAAATCTTTTGGTGTGATCTTTATTTACTCAGACAGACTgcatttgaagagaaaaaaaaagccttacAATGACGGAGAACTTATATACCGTTATGTCAGatatacaaaacaaattgattttcaccTTCACGTTACATCGTTTGCACGACGACCCCGCTGTCTCTCGTACTATAAGTGGTAGGGCCTACCCTTTTTAACAGTGTACTAAACAAGGGACAGCGTCTGGTTGAATAAGGATTCTAGCAGCTTGATAGATGGCAAATCCGTTGCTATTCTCTCATTCTCTATACTATCCTCTGTTTGATTAGCCATCAAGGTGAACTCAAGATCCCATCGCCATCCAAAAAGCTGTTGAATTAATGACTTTCACCGTCCGATCGCTTCGAGCTGAAAGCTTCTTTTTATGTACATTGGAACCATCGATCCCGATCGCTTTGTTATTGAATCGCTTATTCCATACTGCACAGCATTTCGCATTCAATCCATTGAGATGAACTCCCACctaatttcatcaattttgattgtattctaaacatatcctgtagcTTATACGCTATCGCTTCCCTCTTTTCAGCATGAAAATGTACAGACATGCGCGCATCCGCTCTCTTTCCCTCATTACTTTAGCAAAATGTCAGAGTAAGAAGAAGCTCGGGCGATGGCGAAATATCATCTGTTGCAGACTTCAGATATATCGATATCGGTatctatattatatagacgTATCTATGTAAAAAACAGTTGCTTTCTATTTGATGGTTCATTTTATTATCACTAGATGACGTTTTAATAGTTTCTAGAGATAAGAGATATATTGGCATATCCGCATATCGCCATCACTAAGCTCGGCACTTTCTCCCTTTCACGACAACATCGTCTCGGGCCTGTATCTATtcgaatttgaaatcaattactagttgttgttttgttgtttactTGAAAAATGGATGCGCAACAGTTTCGCTCCGCTGCTCACGAGATGATTGACTTCATCATCGAC
Coding sequences within it:
- the LOC124204225 gene encoding zinc finger protein 2-like, which encodes MKKKVNSFVKVHGNGHAKCVAQSISDSWQKECYSNVRLIAKDCKQPNGESKFLSANKFILAAASKKFAMMLTDTDEDVDIIVPDYDFTTLKLLLQYVYSGEVFVDCFTKDLCSLIAEWDICNPEVIPVTSTEKSNSNSQNVTKSQIVPENSGYNSIKSINKKTPNKKNPTIVSNDSNIDNYQLAGPDNQLQRQQPKECIVTRAKQKLNSGEEKIPLVDTSENLSAAGTNSNPVGKAPKIPVRNKNKIRTKSLSAAASIPSSGYVFLATYINKSKNKLHERVVTSKTTSEKKTGSVAQVLADGGSTNSVTSPSDESAGNSNVDGEKSNETIDCNTGGENASNRSDNQAAEVDTKDDLQDLALALKFLKNEKTSNQELNTLMLDLSNEVQRHKSYAKHFLGSDSVNSDSSGQIASRIPCLTCGKIVFRDYMSTHVKIHTTERPYLCDQCGQTFSLPERLRNHLKNMHPDESQVKLHICPECGKVFKKPEYLKRHLTFHNGLKPYSCPFCDKSFRLPNVLLKHKRTHTGEKPYECETCHKRFSARTNYVVHVRTHRKKSRILETAESFVDPETQLLKCDVCDTTFHREYAFLVHKAAHKGEAPKLPCRHCSETLGSYKLLREHTRDQHADALYRCEHCPSMFVYKTALHSHQQVHMEGKQFSCDLCGKEFQKKVTLDMHHRSIHSDVRPFPCHYCDKTFKSKLTQRQHERIHTGERPYQCPQCPKAFRQDVHLANHIRLHTGEKPFVCTYCNKAFAHKNNLSIHIKIHTGVKNMCSVCGKVFRTIVKLRLHESTHTPTSIPSAEEQTTGDIS